Genomic segment of Paenibacillus sp. FSL R5-0623:
AGCCAAGTTGAATACGCTGTTGGAGCAAGAACGCGCTCAAGCAACGGAGCGAGTGCAGAAATTGCAGGCGCAAGCGACAGCTCAACTGAAGGAAGCAGAAGCCAAGGGAACGAAACAGCTGAAGGAAATGGAAGAGAAAGCGGCTAACCAGCTTAAAACTGCACAGGCACAGGCCGCTTCCCAGCTCAAAGAAGCTCAGAACCGTTCTGCAGCCGAATTGCAGCAGGCGCAGGCCAAAGCTGCGGCGCAATATAAAGAGCTGCAGGACAAGACTGCAGCTCAATTAAAAGAAGTCGAAAGCCGTGCCGTTGCAGAACGTCAGCAGATTGAAGCCAAAGCTGCGCAGCAGGTTCAGACAGCCAAGGAAGAAGCCGAGTCGGCCATTTTGTCCGAGTTGGAGCAGGCAGAGAGCAATCTGAAGAAAGCTCAGGAAGAAGCAACGCTGCAATATCAGGAACTTCAGCAACAGATGGAACTTCGTCTTCAACAGGCTGAAGAAAAAGCGTTGCAACAGACACAAGAGCTCACGGATCAGGCGAATCGGGAACGGGCTGACTTGCAGGAACAAGCGGAGCAGCAGCGCCTGACTGAGATAAATCAGTTGAATGCGGAGTTCAAGGCGTTATCCGAGCAGTTGGAACTCGAATGGATGGAGAAAGAAGCAGCTCTCGAAGAACAATTGCAGCAAGCCAAGGAAGCAGCAGCGTCCCAGGCGAAAGAAGCCGAAGCGGCGGCGGAGGCCTTGTTGCAAGAAGAACAGGGCAAGCTCAAGCAGCAACTTGAGGAACAACGTAAACAGGCGGAGACTCGACTATTAGATGTCGAAGAACAATTAGAAGAAGTAATGACCCAGCTTATCAGTGCACAGGACATAGTTGCAGAGCAAGAACAGCAACTTCAGCACGAGCGTGGTCAATTGGAATCGTTACGTCATGAACATGGGGTCCGTAAACAGGAGCAGGAAGTTCAGACTCGCCGAATTACGGAACTGGAACAACAACTGGAGCAGTTGAAAGAGGATCGTTCCCAGTTGCAGGAGCTTCTGCGTGAAACGGAACAGGCTGCCCAGCAATCCCGTGATTCACAGGAACAATGGAAGCAGAAGTATAATGAAACTGTGGATAGAGAAACCTCTCTCACAGCACAGCTGCGCAAACTTCAGGAGCAACATGCACAGCTTGAACAGGAAGTTCAAAAGCTTCGTGAGGCTGAAGTGAAGTCGGAAGAGGAACAACGCAGATTGCATAAGGTGCTTGAACAGGCTCATGCTGCGGTGCGTACATTGCAGAATGAGATCGGCACGCTTACGGAACGTGAGCAGTCCTGGAAGGACCTTGCTGAGCAGCGATTGGCTGAGATCGGGGACCTGGAGAATCAGATTCTTGAAGTTGCTGAACAAAATGAAACGTTGGAGTCTGGTGTGCAATCTCTTCATGATGAATTGTCCGTGGTGAAGGAAGAGTCTCGTTTCAACCATGAAGAGGCTGTGCAATACCAGAAGGATGCAGAGCTTTTGGAAGAGAAACGCAATCAGCTTGAAGTTGAGCTAAATGTTGTTCGGGAAGAGCTGAACCGACTTCAGGATAACTATAAACAAATCCGTAATGATTACAGTGATGCATTACAACGGGAAGAGAATTACAGTTCCAAGCTGGATGAATTGAGCAAGGAGAAACAAGAGATTGTGAGCGCACTTGAAGAAGCGAGACAGTCTTCAGCGAAACTTTCCGAGCGCTACTCGGAGCAAGAGAGCCGGCTAGCCCAGACTGAGGAAGAAGCATTGGAGTGGCAGATCAAACACGAAGAACTGTCAGCCAAACAGGCCGAGTTGGCATCCCGTCTGGAGCAGATGACAAGACGTGAAGAAGAACTTCACTCAACCGTTGAACAAGCAGAGCAGAACAACCAGGTGTGGCAACGCCGTGCAGACGAATGGGCGGCTCAGGAACAATCCTGGCAGGAGCGCTGGGCTGCACTTGAGAATGAACTAACGGTTTGGAAGAGAGAAAGTGCTGCAAGTAGTGAGTTGCTGGAGGGGCTGGAGCAAGAACGACAGCAGCTGGACAAGTTACGTGCAGAAGCGACCCAAGAGAAAGAGATCATGGAAACTAAACTGCTTGAGATGGGGGAGCGTTACGAACTAGCGGCCAATCAATTACGTTTGTTACAGGTTGAACGTGAAATGGAGCAGGAGAAGGCTGAGCAGCTGAACACGGAATATCGTCAGTTGCATGATGAATATACGAAATTGCAGACGGAATATAACGAATGGATTGAATTGATTGAACAGGACCAGACCTAGCGGATTGATTGTAGTAGCACTGGCTCGTGTGCAACGCACTCTGGTACAATTTGTTATACTAAAGAAGGAGCTCCCGTCGCTGCGGGGGCTCCTTGTCTTGAAACCTATTCTTCAACGATAATTTTGGAGATCATGCTGCTGTGTCCGGAACCACAGAAGACCGAACAGGACATTTCAAACTCACCAACTTTGTCCGGGGTTATGACTTTGGAACTATTTCTGGTGTCGAGCGTAAGATTCAGCTCAGGCACAAGAATACCGTGGTTTCCGTTTACATTTTCATAAACAATCTTAACCGGGACACCTTTTTTAAGATGGTACTCGGGTTGATCAAATGTGTAGTTG
This window contains:
- a CDS encoding cytochrome C oxidase subunit II; its protein translation is MKKGITWLAACMLILVLTACGGANQSADSDSNGSDAGVTASEELVIKASNYTFDQPEYHLKKGVPVKIVYENVNGNHGILVPELNLTLDTRNSSKVITPDKVGEFEMSCSVFCGSGHSSMISKIIVEE